CTGTCCGATTCCAGATAGTAATCCCGGTCGCCCAAGGCTATCCCGCCCTGACTTATACTCAACAGGTTTACTTCACTGTTTTTGCTGTCGGGCCCCACATAGAGATAAAAAAACGGAGCAAGCCCCTCGGCCTGCAAACGCCCCATAAGTGCAGCAGCCTCGGCAGGGTTGGAAATTCCGTTGATGGCATCCATATCGGCAGCAATCGGTGCCATACCCTCGGCATTGAGGCGGGCACTGTCGAGGCCAAGTGTATAGAGCTCTTTCACTTTGGCGGCGACACTACCGGGTTGCTGATTTTCAGATACCAGTTCTGTCACCAAATCGTGCATCTGTTCTTCACACAACTCGGCCAAGCGGTCGAATGAGCCATAGCGGCTATATTCGGGTTTCAACGGGTTATTGGCCATCCAGCCACCGCAGGCGTACTGATAAAAATCGGTCCCGGGAGCAACACTCAGGTCAAAATTGGATTGCGGCAACGGATTCTCGCCAGCCTGTCGTTCGGAGCAGGCTGCCAGCGTCAACGCCGCCATAAATGACAACATCATAGTCTTTTTCATAACACGGTATTGGTTTTTATATCATTTTTCACAGGGTCTCTTTTCGCATCTGTTCGAGGGTCTCGGTCTGTTCGAGCCACAACTCGGTAAGCGCATCGGCATCTTTTTTCAAGGCGCCATGCTTCATGCAGAGGTCAATATCGGCCATGCCTTCGGGAGTGGCCAGCCGAGCCTCTATCTCCGCAATCTCCGTTTCGAGTTTGGCCAGCCGCTGCTCGGTATCGGCAACGGCGCGCTCCTGCCGTTTCACCTTCCTCTGCGCTTCCTTACGAGCCTCGAACGCCACTTTGTTCTCGGTCACTGAGGGGGCATTTTTCACCTCTTGGTTTTGCGGTTTCTCTGCGGGCGTCACTTTCACTTCAAGCTCTTTCAGCGACGACATTTTCTTGGTTGCCAAGAAGTCGTATATGCCGCCGAGGTGCTCCCGCACCCTCTGCTGGCCAAATTCATATACCTTCGAAACCAACCCGTCGAGGAATTCCCGGTCGTGCGACACGACAATCAATGTGCCGTCGAACTCCTTCAATGCCTGCTTCAAGACATCTTTGGTGCGCATATCGAGGTGGTTGGTAGGCTCATCGAGAATCAGCAGGTTCACCGGTTCGAGCAAGAGGCGTATCATTGCCAGCCGGGTCTTCTCTCCGCCCGACAAGACCTTCACTTTCTTGTCCGATGCCTCTCCGCCAAACATGAACGCCCCCAGTATGTCGCGTATCTTGGTGCGGATATCTCCCACCGCCACACGGTCTATCGTGTCGAAAACGGTAACCGACTCATCGAGCAACTGCGCTTGATTTTGCGCGAAGTATCCGATTTTCACGTTATGCCCGATTTTCAGTTCACCATCATAGGGAATTTCCCCCATGATACACTTCACAAGGGTCGATTTTCCTTCGCCGTTTTTACCCACGAAGGCCACCTTCTCGCCCCGCTTAATCGTAAAATCGGCATGTGCAAAAACGACATGGTCGCCATAGCTTTTACCCAAATCTTTGGCAATGACCGGATAATCGCCCGAACGGGGTACCGGCGGGAAACGCAACCGCAGCCGTGAATTGTCGACCTCGTCGACTTCGATGCGTTCTATCTTTTCGAGTTGTTTGATACGCGACTGCACCTGCACCGACTTGGTGGCTTTGTAGCGGAAACGTTCGATAAAAGCCTCCGTGTCCTGTATCTGCTTCTGCTGGTTTTCATAAGCCCGCTGCTGCTGTTCGAGCCGTTCGGCCCGCAACTGCACATATTTGGAATAATTGACCCGGTAATCATAAATGTGGCCGAGCGAAATTTCTATCGTGCGATTGGTCACATTATCGATAAAAGCCCGGTCGTGCGACACCAGCACCACGGCATTGGCTCGGGTAGCCAGGAATGTTTCGAGCCACTGAATCGACTCGATGTCAAGGTGGTTGGTCGGCTCGTCGAGCAGCAATACGTCGGGGCGCTGCAACAGCAGCTTGGCCAACTCGATGCGCATGCGCCAACCACCGCTAAACTCCGATGTGGGCCGGTCGAAATCAGAACGCAGGAATCCCAGTCCCAACAGCGTCTTCTCTATCTCGGCCAAGTAATTGCCCGAGCCCGACAAGGCCAACTGCTCGCTCACCTGTGAAATGCGATCTATCAATTCCTGATAGGCATCACTCTCGTAATCAGTTCGCTCGGCCAGTTCGGCATTCATCTGGTCGAGACGTTCCTGCATCTCCTGAATGTGCGAGAACGCCAGTGCGGCCTCCTCGGTAACCGTCCGGCTGTCGGAGAGTTGCATCTGTTGCGGCAAATAACCGATGGTTATGTCCTTCGGCCTATTCACCACCCCCGAGGTAGGCTGTTGCAAGCCGGCGATAATTTTGAGCATGGTCGACTTGCCCGCGCCATTTTTTCCCACCAGCGCAATGCGGTCGCGCTTGTTGATGACATACGTTATCTTATCGAGCAAGGTAAAGCCCCCAAACTCCACGGTCAAACCTTCTATTGAAATCATAATCGTGTACCTTCATTATATACCGTAACACACGGTCGTTTCAAAACACGGCAAAGGTACACATTTTTACCCGAAGAGCATATATCCGTTTTCGTATTAAAAAAATCAGGGAAGAATCCTTACCAATTTTATGCAAAGTTACAAAAGACCTCCGGAGAAAAGCTGCCTCATTCAGCCATTCCTCATACAATACACCATCTGTAAGGCAAAGTTGTAGCGCCATCTCCTCATGCGTCGCCAACCCGTACTTTAAGGACACTCTCCCCATATTTGAAGATCTACCACCACTGTTGTATACCGTTTTAAATATAACAAACAAGCATAAATAAATTTCAGAATATTTATACACACAAAATAATACATTTATTTATTGTTGTATATAAACTATTGCATTTCCAATAAGCATACAACCGATGTTATTCGATTTTCTACAATCTGCACGCAAAAGTCTTCTCATTCTTTGAAAAATTTATCACCCGTTTTCGTAACGATAAAAAATACCGAAAATATTTTCTTCCACACTTCCCCTCGTGCTATCTTTGTCGTAATCTTATAAAATTATCTGTCATGGAGAAGACATGGAGATGGTTCGGTCCCAACGATCCCATCACGCTCGACATGCTGCGGCAAATCGGCGTGGAAGGTATTGTTACCGCCCTGCACGATGTGCCCAACGGTGAAGTATGGAGCATCGAAAAAATAGAAACGACAAAGACTTTTATCGAATCGCACGGTCTCCGATGGTCGGTCGTCGAGAGTCTCCCCGTGTGCGAAGCCATCAAGTATGGTGGCACCGAGCGTGACCGCCTCATCGAAAATTACATCACAAGTCTCTCCCATTTGGGTCGGTGCGGCATAAAGACCGTCTGCTACAACTTCATGCCGGTTATCGACTGGATACGCACCGACCTGCATCACCCCTGTGCCGACGGTACGACGTCGCTTTACTTCGACCGGGTGCGCTTTGCCTATTTCGACATACACATTCTCAAACGCCCTCAGGCCGAGAATGATTATTCCGAAGAGACGCTGGCCGACGTACACGCTCTCGACAAGACTATTACCGAGAAAGAGAAAGACGAACTTATCGACACCATCATCGTCAAGACCCAAGGTTTTGTCAACGGCAACATCAAGGAGGGCGATAAAAATCCGGTAGAACTGTTCCGACGCCTGCTGTCGCTTTACCAGGGCATCGACCGAGATGCGCTGCGGGAGAACTTGCGGTATTTCCTCTCGGCCATCATGCCCGTGTGCGAGACGTTCGGCATCAACATGTGCATACACCCCGACGACCCGCCATTCCAGGTGCTGGGGCTCCCCCGCATCGTAACCGACGCCGACGACATCGCATGGATTCTGAATGCGGTCGACAACCGCCACAACGGGCTCACCTTCTGTGCCGGCTCGCTGAGTGCCGGCGAGCAGAACGACACACGAGAACTGGCCCGACAGTTTGCCGGGCGCACCCATTTCGTGCACCTGCGCAGCACCGAGGCACTGCCCGGCGGCAACTTTATCGAGAGCCCGCACCTATCGGGCCGCGGCCACCTCATCGACCTTATCCGCATTTTCGAGAAAGAAAATCCCCGACTGCCCATGCGTGTCGACCACGGACGCACCATGCTGGGCGACGAGTCGATGGGTTACAACCCCGGCTACTCTTTCCACGGGCGCATGATGGCCTTGGCACAAGTCGACGGCATGATGGCAGTCGTGAAAGATGAACTACAAAACAAACTCCTCTAAAACATGAAGCGTACACCTCTCATCACCTCACTCCTCTTCGCACTATGTCTGATGCTCTCCTCACCAGCCGAGGGCGGCATACGAGAAAAATACAACTTCAACCTGCAATGGCTCCTGCACGTCGGCGACATGCCGGGCGGCGAAAAACCCAAACTCTCCGATAAAGGGTGGGAAGCCATATCTCTACCCCGGGCCTTCAACGAAGACGAAGCCTTCAAAGTACCCATCAAGGAGCTCACCGATACCGTCGTATGGTACCGCAAACATTTCAAACTGCCCTCATCGGCCAAAGGTAAAAAAGTATTCATCGAGTTCGAAGGGGTACGTCAAGGCGCCGACTTCTATCTCAACGGACAACATCTCGGTCTGCACGAAAACGGCATTACCGCCGTAGGCTTCGACCTCACCCCATATATCAATTACAGGGGCGACAACGTCATCGCCATGCGGGTCGACAACGACTGGCGCTACAAAGAGCGTTCGACGGGCAGTACCTTCCAGTGGAACGACCAAAACTTCAACGCCAACTACGGTGGTATTCCCAAAAACGTGTGGCTGCATATCACCGACAAACTCTACCAGACACTCCCCCTATACAGTCACCTCGGCACGACCGGCGTATATATCTATGCCACCGACATTCAGGTCAAAAGCCGCCGGGCCACCCTGCACGCCGAGTCACAGATACGCAACGAACACAACCGCACGATGAATGTCGGTTATGAAGTGAAGATATACGACATCGAGGGGAAAGAGGTAAGTGCGTTCACCGGCAAGCCGCAGACCGTAAAACCCAAGGAGACCATCACCCTCACGGCCTCGGCCACACTCGACGACATACACCTGTGGAGCTGGGGATACGGTTACCTCTACCGGGTCGCCACCCGACTGCTGGTCGACGGGGAAGTGGTCGATGAAGTGATGACAACGACCGGATTCCGCAAGACCCGTTTCGGCAACGGCAAGGTATGGCTCAACGACCGGGTAATCCAGTTCAAGGGCTATGCCCAGCGCACCAGCAACGAATGGCCCGGTGTGGGCATGTCGGTCCCGCCATGGCTGAGCGACTACTCCAACGGGCTCATGGTCGAGGGCAACGCCAACCTCGTACGATGGATGCACATCGCCCCCTGGAAACAAGATGTCGAGTCATGCGACCGAGTAGGTCTCATGCAAATGTTCCCGGCCGGTGATGCCGAAAAAGATGTCGACGGCCGCCGCTGGGAACAGCGCAAGGAGGTGATGCGCGACGCCATCATCTACAACCGCAACAACCCGAGTGTCATCTTCTACGAATGCGGCAACAAGGCCATCAGCCGTGAACACATGCTCGAAATGATTGCCATTCGCGACCAGTATGACCCGCATGGCGGACGGGCCATCGGTTCGCGCGAGATGCTCGACGTGCGCGAAGCCGAATACGGCGGTGAGATGCTCTACATCAACAAGAGCGAACACCACCCCATGATACAGACCGAATATTGCCGCGACGAGGGGCTGCGCAAGTACTGGGACGAATTCAGCTATCCCTATCACAAACAAGGCGACGGGCCGCTCTACAAAGGGCAAGACGCCTCGGCCTACAACCAGAACCAGGATATGCTGGCCGTGGAGTTTGTGCGCCGTTGGTACGATATGTGGCGCGAACGTCCCGGCACCGGACGCCGGGTCAACTCGGGCGGCGTAAAAATCATCTTCTCCGACACGCAGACCCACTGCCGGGGTGCCGAGAACTACCGCCGCAGCGGCGTGGTCGATGCCATGCGCATACCCAAGGACGGCTTCTATGCCCATCAGGTCATGTGGGACGGCTGGGTCGATATCGAAACCTCCCGCACCCACATCATCGGCCATTGGAACTACGCTCCCGGTGTAAAGAAACCCGTATATGTTGTCTCCACGGGTCATAAGGTAGAATTGCTCGTCAACGGGCAATCGCAAGGATTCGGTCGACAAGAATACCGCTTCCTGCACACCTTCGACTCGATAGCTTGGGAAGCCGGAACGGTCGAGGCTGTCGCCTACGACGAGAACGGACGCATTGTGAGCCGTGATGTGTGCCGCACTGCCGGAGAACCGTCGGCCCTGCGGCTCACCCTGATGCAAGGTCCGAAAGGCACATTTGCCGATGGTGCCGACGTTGCCCTGGTCGAGATAGAAGTGGTCGACAAAGCGGGCAACCGTTGTCCGCTGGACAACCGCATGATAACCTTCGCCCTTGAAGGCCCCGCCGAATGGCGAGGCGGCATAGCCCAAGGCGCCGACAACTACGCCTTGGCCACGACACTGCCTGTCGAATGCGGCGTTAACCGCGTCATGATACGCTCTACCCGTCAGGCCGGCCATGTGAAGCTGACCGCCACGGCCGATGGATTACCCGCTGCCACCATCACCTTCGCCACCCTCCCCGTGAAGGTTACCGACGGACTGAGCTCCTTCTTCCCGGCCGAGGACCTCCCCTCCCGCCTCGACCGCGGCGAGACACCCGCCACGCCGTCGTATGTCGACACCAAAGTCGATGTCAAGGTAGAAAAGGTCATGGCCGGCTCCAATACCGACAAAGCGCACCTGAGCTACGACGACAACGAACGCAGCGAGTGGAGCAACGACGGACGTCTCAGTACCGCATGGATTACCTACAAGCTCGAACGTCGTGCCGAGATCGACGACATCTGCATCAAACTCGCCGGGTGGCGTCAGCGCTCCTATCCCATCGAGGTATATGCCGGCGACAGTCTGGTGTGGAGCGGAAACACGCCCAAGAGCCTGGGATATGTGCACCTCACCATCGACAAGCCGATACGGTCGGACAAAATCACCCTCCGCCTGAAAGGTGCCACCCATGATGCCGACGCATTCGGGCAGATTGTCGAGGTTGCCGAGGCACAAGCCGGAGAACTGGACATCATCAAGGAGAAAAAAGGAAAAAACAATTCGCTCCGCATCGTCGAAATCGAATTCCTGGAAACCCTCCACCAATAACCGATCCACAACTTACCACATACATTCGGGGCATGAATCACATAAAAGGATTCATGCCCCGCTCTATTACTATCACTTATCGCTGCTTGTTATCTTACAGAATGTTTGAGAAAATCTGCATAAGGAATATAC
Above is a window of Candidatus Caccoplasma merdavium DNA encoding:
- a CDS encoding ABC-F family ATP-binding cassette domain-containing protein is translated as MISIEGLTVEFGGFTLLDKITYVINKRDRIALVGKNGAGKSTMLKIIAGLQQPTSGVVNRPKDITIGYLPQQMQLSDSRTVTEEAALAFSHIQEMQERLDQMNAELAERTDYESDAYQELIDRISQVSEQLALSGSGNYLAEIEKTLLGLGFLRSDFDRPTSEFSGGWRMRIELAKLLLQRPDVLLLDEPTNHLDIESIQWLETFLATRANAVVLVSHDRAFIDNVTNRTIEISLGHIYDYRVNYSKYVQLRAERLEQQQRAYENQQKQIQDTEAFIERFRYKATKSVQVQSRIKQLEKIERIEVDEVDNSRLRLRFPPVPRSGDYPVIAKDLGKSYGDHVVFAHADFTIKRGEKVAFVGKNGEGKSTLVKCIMGEIPYDGELKIGHNVKIGYFAQNQAQLLDESVTVFDTIDRVAVGDIRTKIRDILGAFMFGGEASDKKVKVLSGGEKTRLAMIRLLLEPVNLLILDEPTNHLDMRTKDVLKQALKEFDGTLIVVSHDREFLDGLVSKVYEFGQQRVREHLGGIYDFLATKKMSSLKELEVKVTPAEKPQNQEVKNAPSVTENKVAFEARKEAQRKVKRQERAVADTEQRLAKLETEIAEIEARLATPEGMADIDLCMKHGALKKDADALTELWLEQTETLEQMRKETL
- the uxuA gene encoding mannonate dehydratase — its product is MEKTWRWFGPNDPITLDMLRQIGVEGIVTALHDVPNGEVWSIEKIETTKTFIESHGLRWSVVESLPVCEAIKYGGTERDRLIENYITSLSHLGRCGIKTVCYNFMPVIDWIRTDLHHPCADGTTSLYFDRVRFAYFDIHILKRPQAENDYSEETLADVHALDKTITEKEKDELIDTIIVKTQGFVNGNIKEGDKNPVELFRRLLSLYQGIDRDALRENLRYFLSAIMPVCETFGINMCIHPDDPPFQVLGLPRIVTDADDIAWILNAVDNRHNGLTFCAGSLSAGEQNDTRELARQFAGRTHFVHLRSTEALPGGNFIESPHLSGRGHLIDLIRIFEKENPRLPMRVDHGRTMLGDESMGYNPGYSFHGRMMALAQVDGMMAVVKDELQNKLL
- a CDS encoding DUF4982 domain-containing protein, producing the protein MKRTPLITSLLFALCLMLSSPAEGGIREKYNFNLQWLLHVGDMPGGEKPKLSDKGWEAISLPRAFNEDEAFKVPIKELTDTVVWYRKHFKLPSSAKGKKVFIEFEGVRQGADFYLNGQHLGLHENGITAVGFDLTPYINYRGDNVIAMRVDNDWRYKERSTGSTFQWNDQNFNANYGGIPKNVWLHITDKLYQTLPLYSHLGTTGVYIYATDIQVKSRRATLHAESQIRNEHNRTMNVGYEVKIYDIEGKEVSAFTGKPQTVKPKETITLTASATLDDIHLWSWGYGYLYRVATRLLVDGEVVDEVMTTTGFRKTRFGNGKVWLNDRVIQFKGYAQRTSNEWPGVGMSVPPWLSDYSNGLMVEGNANLVRWMHIAPWKQDVESCDRVGLMQMFPAGDAEKDVDGRRWEQRKEVMRDAIIYNRNNPSVIFYECGNKAISREHMLEMIAIRDQYDPHGGRAIGSREMLDVREAEYGGEMLYINKSEHHPMIQTEYCRDEGLRKYWDEFSYPYHKQGDGPLYKGQDASAYNQNQDMLAVEFVRRWYDMWRERPGTGRRVNSGGVKIIFSDTQTHCRGAENYRRSGVVDAMRIPKDGFYAHQVMWDGWVDIETSRTHIIGHWNYAPGVKKPVYVVSTGHKVELLVNGQSQGFGRQEYRFLHTFDSIAWEAGTVEAVAYDENGRIVSRDVCRTAGEPSALRLTLMQGPKGTFADGADVALVEIEVVDKAGNRCPLDNRMITFALEGPAEWRGGIAQGADNYALATTLPVECGVNRVMIRSTRQAGHVKLTATADGLPAATITFATLPVKVTDGLSSFFPAEDLPSRLDRGETPATPSYVDTKVDVKVEKVMAGSNTDKAHLSYDDNERSEWSNDGRLSTAWITYKLERRAEIDDICIKLAGWRQRSYPIEVYAGDSLVWSGNTPKSLGYVHLTIDKPIRSDKITLRLKGATHDADAFGQIVEVAEAQAGELDIIKEKKGKNNSLRIVEIEFLETLHQ